Below is a window of Zygosaccharomyces rouxii strain CBS732 chromosome C complete sequence DNA.
GTAGGTGTTGAAATCATCAGCCTGATGACCTAAAGGGATATAAGAGATCGATTCAAAGACATACTCAGTTCTCATTCATGTTACTATCCCATCTTTTATACTcatcgaaatttttcaccttttaCGCGTCAACTTTACGCGTTAAAACTCTTCACGCGTTACGTATCAAACCAGCCATGTCAATGCCGAATCAAGTTATAACCagcaacaagaagaaatatgggAAAGCAACGCAGTAACGTGAAATAGAAACAAAATAAAGCACTGCTGGTATCGGAAAATTGATCATCTATCAATCTATCAGTTCCTGCTTGGCTTACTTTTCGGCGGCTAATATCCTTGAAATCCGGTTGACCCCCAGGGAATCCCGCTTTTTCTTCGAGCAGACGGCGAGAAAAGTAATTCCTTACCACTACAAACCCCCTTTGGCGGCAACAGAGGAAGTAgctaatgaagaattagataCTATACAAATGCTGTGACGAGTTTCGATAGTATATTACACGCCGTTGTCAAGGAACAAAACTGTCTCCATATCCAGTTGTCTCGTTTCtgtcttctttttctcaaTACGAGGTGGCAACATTTTCGCTGGAAACTTACACTTTAGTGGAGAGAGGTAAGACAGACTATTAAAGGTTTTGAGTACCTAATTGAATGAAGCCTAATTGAAAGCCGTGAGAGTAAATGTTGAAACGGTTTTAACTTCATCGTAGTAGTCAACCTTCCCCTTCATTTGATCGCCCCTATAATGTTGGCGGCTCATCATATACGATGTGGGTCGAAACgagagagaaaaaaaaattgtagaaaggaaaaaaagaagccTTTTTTAATAAACTTACACTGGGTTGAAATCCAATGGTGCTATAAAACCATAAACCTCTAAGCAACAAAAGCAAAAAAGGGAAAACAGGGATTTAAGACCTCTTTATCAAAGTGGGAAGACTACTcaaatttatttttatttggtAAACTTTTCACCAAGATGTCTCACCCGCCATCTCACAGGGTGGGTGATAAGAGGAGgtactattattattcgGGCAATCCGAGGGCCGGAGGATTTAAAAAAGGATATTCAAATGGTCCAACTGTCCCACAATCAGCAGGACCTGGGCCCATTAATAGACCTTCGAGATATGACCCTCACTCACCAAGGAAGCCGATAAATACAAATAGTTCATCAGCAACTGTCCCTCCAAcagcagcaccagcaccagtaccagcaccagcaccagcaccagcaccaacaacaacgagAGTAGGTAGTCGTTATAATCCTGATGTGGGTACGAGTTCGAGTACGAGTATGATGGATGGGCCATTGAATGGTGGTGGATCAAGATACTCAGGTTCACGTTATAATCCTCAGCCAAGACCGAGATTATCATTAGATTCGGCAACGACATCTTCGAATATTAATAGTGCGACTGGTTATTATTCTAGAAGCAATAAATGGAGAATGGGTAGCGTGAATCCAAATAAATTAGATTATGATAGCCCCAGTGGTCCAAGTGGTAGTAATGGGAGGCCGTCATTTTGGAAATCGCAAAAGAGGCCATCAGCTCCAATTTCATCTAGGGTAAGTCCGCATAGCCTGCCGCCACAGGTTCAGTCGTCACGTTCTAACTCTCCAGTGCCTTCACAAGTAGGCCCACCTATGGATGTAACAGTGCCTGCAAATGTACCGCCTCAGTCACATTCACAACCACATTCGCAATCACATTCGCAACCACATACACGCTCACCGTCAACAACAGCGGAAGCTGTAGTGACAACTCGTCCGGCACAAGTAAAAGCTGAGAcaccagaagaaaaaggGGTACCAATGCCGGGGCGCTCACCTGCAACAGCACCGGTTCAAACGAAAACACCAGTGCCGACACAATCGCATGCACCAGCTCCCGCCCCCATTCCTGCTTCTGTGCCCTCACATGCGCCTACTGTAGCACCAGCTTCATCGGCGGCAGTTACTCGGAGTCCTGCACCAACTGCATCTTCAACTGCATCTTCAACATCAGCTTCAAGTACTGTACCATCAAAGGTGGAATCTCCTGCATCAGCGTCTGCCTCGGCAACTGTTCCGGCTCCTGCACCCGTGCCGGCCCCGGTTCATACTTCTGCGTCATCAAAAGTAGAAGCTCCTGCACCAGTGGTTAAGCCAACAAGTACCCCAGATACACCCACTCCAGTTGTTACTAAGGATAAGCAAGAAAAGAGTAAGCAGGAGAAAGATAAGCAAGAGAAAGATAAGCAGGAGAAGGTCAAGCAAGAAAAGGTCAAGCAAGAAAAGGTCAAGCAAGAAAAGGATAAGCAAGAAAAGGATAAGCAagaaaaggataaagaagaagcgTCAAAAGTCCAAGACAACCCTCATTCGCTAGGTTCGAGTCTGATTAACTCAGTACCGCAACAAACGAGGAAACTGGAACATAGAGATTCCAATAgtgaggatgaagaatcagataataattataataataattataataataacaagaaTAATGAAACcgataataataataataatattgataataataatgaagataacaataataataggAGATCGAGTAGCCTTTGGTCATTACAAAAGGAAACTACAACAACTATATCTGATACAACCCCAACATTAGAGCCagttttcaaagaaaaccTTTATCGTCATGAAGATTACGAGTATGTTTATGATCCACATGTATTAAAacaagatttgaattcaTTAGAACCTaaacaagagaaaaaatatgatgaaCCTTTGAGACCCTTGGGAGCTTGTATTTTTCCTATGACGAGGGAACAAACACGTCTTtgggaattgaaaaatcaacCTTGGGATCAAATCGTAGCACGACAACATCATCGTttaaagaatccaattACGGATTTGAGAACTTACCCATTTGTAAGGCAAAACACCATTATGCACAAGCAGGCCTTGAAACCATTGCTTTGCAGTTGTATCtctaaattgaaaagaaatgaatATTTGCGGAAACTAAAGTTAAAGAAGGATGCCCATATCGTTGATGAACAGTGGCAGGATAAATGTAAGAAAATGGATGCTATGAGTCATGAATTGCGCAAGGAAGAAATCCATCGTAAGGAGAGGCAAGAAGTGGAAGCTAGCGAAAGGgaaagaaaggaaaagagattGCAAGAAAGACAAGGAAAACTATTAGGATCTTCACGCAGGCGTAATAGAGCAGATTTCGTGGATGATGCAGAGATGGAAAACGTTCTTTTACAGATAGATCCGGTTTACAAACATATTCAATCTGCAGCCGAAATTCCACCCATGATTATGAACCCACTACAAAGAAATGCcttcaaatttaaagatgttAACAATTTAGTCACGGATAAAGATGGTTGGGCAAGACGTATTAAACAGGATGGGAAGGATACTTTTGCGCCACATGAGCATGAATTATTTGTGGAAGCTTATTTGTCTTTCCCTAAGAAATTTCTTAAAATCTCTAACTACTTGGGTGGTCTAAGAACACCAGAAGAGTGTGTATTGCATTACTACAGAACGAAATCTACGGTTGATtataaaaaattgttgaatgagaagaataaaaagaGACAAAAATCCAATGCTATCAAACGTAATAGGAAGAGAGAAAGAGCTAGTGATACGGATAATGAAGGCTCTTTGTCGATGTCTGAACATGGTGATAAACGTAAGGAATCCTCGGTAGACCCAATGGAAGACGAAGAGGCGAGATCCATAAAGCACATGGAACAAGTAGAAATAAGAGTACCTCAGAGTCTATCAACACAAATCCACGggtcatcatcgtcatcaccTCAAATCAATGGAACTAAGCACCAATCACCATCTAATGACAGTGGAACCATTTTT
It encodes the following:
- the SNT1 gene encoding Snt1p (some similarities with uniprot|P25357 Saccharomyces cerevisiae YCR033W SNT1); translation: MSHPPSHRVGDKRRYYYYSGNPRAGGFKKGYSNGPTVPQSAGPGPINRPSRYDPHSPRKPINTNSSSATVPPTAAPAPVPAPAPAPAPTTTRVGSRYNPDVGTSSSTSMMDGPLNGGGSRYSGSRYNPQPRPRLSLDSATTSSNINSATGYYSRSNKWRMGSVNPNKLDYDSPSGPSGSNGRPSFWKSQKRPSAPISSRVSPHSLPPQVQSSRSNSPVPSQVGPPMDVTVPANVPPQSHSQPHSQSHSQPHTRSPSTTAEAVVTTRPAQVKAETPEEKGVPMPGRSPATAPVQTKTPVPTQSHAPAPAPIPASVPSHAPTVAPASSAAVTRSPAPTASSTASSTSASSTVPSKVESPASASASATVPAPAPVPAPVHTSASSKVEAPAPVVKPTSTPDTPTPVVTKDKQEKSKQEKDKQEKDKQEKVKQEKVKQEKVKQEKDKQEKDKQEKDKEEASKVQDNPHSLGSSLINSVPQQTRKLEHRDSNSEDEESDNNYNNNYNNNKNNETDNNNNNIDNNNEDNNNNRRSSSLWSLQKETTTTISDTTPTLEPVFKENLYRHEDYEYVYDPHVLKQDLNSLEPKQEKKYDEPLRPLGACIFPMTREQTRLWELKNQPWDQIVARQHHRLKNPITDLRTYPFVRQNTIMHKQALKPLLCSCISKLKRNEYLRKLKLKKDAHIVDEQWQDKCKKMDAMSHELRKEEIHRKERQEVEASERERKEKRLQERQGKLLGSSRRRNRADFVDDAEMENVLLQIDPVYKHIQSAAEIPPMIMNPLQRNAFKFKDVNNLVTDKDGWARRIKQDGKDTFAPHEHELFVEAYLSFPKKFLKISNYLGGLRTPEECVLHYYRTKSTVDYKKLLNEKNKKRQKSNAIKRNRKRERASDTDNEGSLSMSEHGDKRKESSVDPMEDEEARSIKHMEQVEIRVPQSLSTQIHGSSSSSPQINGTKHQSPSNDSGTIFNPEDTQRHIESPITNTPTSLHKADNGDNYEQQLQLPQEPMTKLTDASMENGESAVVKAFTSSAPFDHRGRGSDIANEDGQQRKRHKTSGEHKSSYWSVKEATLFPDLLKQYGSQWSMISEKLGTKSTTMVRNYYQRNAAQFGWKPLVEEADFKRNATSSGSVQQSQILLQSEQAPFTVSNGVPSQLWPALGFFTNSNENAANTTNDSSNQESPPMGAIGETQPTSLTPQVSTAETPQQPFSSTFNNKEPLFHEASAPANGLPAPRLPSILLPISSENRKEKPASSGSRLKNLLNDEGERKFKPSGPELNRMNETNAPPLPPATAAPAISTEHTQLTSAVRPQISNLVVQELQKTESTFPNNNRRSSSLSLLLNPDNDRPVARAPLAPLASQKQYQVQTPPVPQSPSTQPSSINHTNQQQTQQPPQQQQPSQQHMDPRTSAPAPKISFAMDPLGALAAVASESLLETDKSNQ